A genome region from Anastrepha obliqua isolate idAnaObli1 chromosome 4, idAnaObli1_1.0, whole genome shotgun sequence includes the following:
- the LOC129246103 gene encoding lysozyme P-like — MHLYNKFFRPLVTLTFMIAVITSGTRARIYNKCALARKLHRMGMPFHELDDWMCLVEGESSFNTKAINPSNVDGSVDWGLFQINDRYWCKPSDGRSSSNSCRLPCRLLMSDDIRFSVACAKYIRRIQGFSAWVAWNNRCQGYKPSMKHCFEKNGLYYS; from the coding sequence ATGCATCTTTATAATAAATTCTTTCGACCGCTAGTCACACTCACTTTCATGATTGCTGTAATAACCTCAGGCACGCGTGCTCGTATTTACAACAAATGTGCATTGGCTCGCAAACTTCATCGCATGGGCATGCCGTTTCACGAGCTGGACGATTGGATGTGTCTGGTTGAGGGTGAGAGCTCCTTTAACACCAAAGCTATAAATCCATCGAACGTGGATGGTTCCGTCGATTGGGGTCTTTTTCAAATCAACGATCGTTACTGGTGCAAGCCGTCAGATGGACGGTCATCTTCTAATTCATGCCGTTTGCCCTGTCGTCTTTTGATGAGTGATGATATCCGCTTTTCCGTAGCTTGTGCCAAGTATATTCGCCGAATTCAGGGTTTCAGCGCATGGGTTGCTTGGAATAATCGTTGCCAGGGCTATAAACCGAGTATGAAGCATTGTTTCGAAAAGAATGGACTGTACTACAGTTGA
- the LOC129246099 gene encoding uncharacterized protein LOC129246099, protein MASASSSSARHLFGDSKKRLCDRVGVNVNNLGSVARQVVRGSKSNEILGQTIKNFTQVDIVSDYSSQNLHKMQLILQHVDYQHEIMLDSVNHMDYLKDQVTAMER, encoded by the exons atgGCCTCAGCTTCTAGCAGTTCAGCACGCCACCTTTTTGGTGACAGCAAAAAGCGACTTTGTGACCGGGTTGGAGTGAACGTAAACAACTTGGGTTCGGTAGCACGACAGGTTGTGCGTGGTTCTAAATCAAATGAG ATATTAGGACAAACGATCAAAAATTTCACCCAAGTGGACATTGTGTCAGATTATAGCAgtcaaaatttacataaaatgcaGCTCATACTGCAACATGTTGATTATCAACATGAGATAATGCTTGATAGTGTAAATCATATGGATTACCTGAAGGATCAAGTGACGGCCATGGAAAGATGA
- the LOC129244244 gene encoding trypsin 3A1 translates to MASVGSHPSNSFNATTASTNKQLSELDGRIVGGNEAEIYQFPYQVSIQLDGVHRCGGAIYTSAIIISAAHCIELPDMPELYAVRAGSTEHEHGGAYLPVRRILIHPDFQASNVINNDISVLALAFPLPFNINIQPIPLATKADMTNVFGMLLFVSGWGATSEGSQVKATRLRYVAVQQFEQSDCKAKFASTVSVTERMLCAGAVGGGRDSCQGDSGGPLVGYLHGRVVLVGVVSFGVGCGRSNVPGIYTRVAAYKDWIELVASQI, encoded by the coding sequence ATGGCGAGCGTGGGATCGCATCCATCTAATAGTTTCAACGCTACCACAGCGAGTACAAACAAGCAGCTTAGTGAGCTTGATGGACGCATTGTAGGCGGCAATGAGGCTGAAATATACCAGTTTCCATATCAAGTGTCGATACAACTGGATGGTGTACATCGTTGCGGCGGTGCCATCTATACCTCAGCTATCATAATTAGTGCGGCACACTGCATCGAGTTGCCGGATATGCCGGAGTTATATGCAGTACGCGCAGGTTCAACGGAACACGAGCATGGTGGCGCGTACTTGCCAGTGCGACGTATTCTAATACACCCCGATTTCCAGGCATCGAATGTGATAAATAACGATATATCAGTGTTGGCTTTAGCTTTCCCGCTACCATTCAATATCAATATACAACCCATACCGCTCGCAACAAAAGCTGATATGACAAACGTGTTTGGGATGCTCTTATTCGTCAGTGGATGGGGCGCGACTTCAGAGGGATCGCAAGTGAAAGCAACGCGCTTGCGCTATGTCGCAGTACAACAGTTCGAGCAGAGCGATTGTAAAGCGAAGTTTGCCTCAACGGTGTCCGTCACAGAGAGAATGCTTTGTGCGGGTGCGGTGGGTGGCGGGCGGGACAGCTGTCAGGGAGATTCCGGTGGTCCTTTGGTGGGCTACTTACACGGACGTGTGGTTCTGGTGGGTGTAGTTTCTTTCGGCGTCGGTTGTGGAAGGTCCAATGTGCCTGGTATCTACACACGGGTGGCTGCGTACAAAGACTGGATCGAGCTGGTAGCAAGCCAGATTTGA